Part of the Minwuia thermotolerans genome, TATGGCGCAGGCGACGACCGTCGTGACTGCAAGCCCGCCGGGAAGGCGGCCGAACCATTTCTGGATCGCGTCGAAAAGGTCCTTACCGATCCCCGTAAAGACGATGACTTCGCTCATCAGGATGAAGAGCGGGGCGGCTGTGAGTACGAAGACGTTCGTCGCGGACCAGGCGATGTTCGGCATCGCCATCAGCACGCTCAGATCGGCGAACAGCAGGAGACCGATCAGACTTGCCCCCACGAGCGAGAAGGCGATCGGTACGCTCAGGAAGATGAGCAGGAGCAGTATTGCGAGAATCGCAGCGCCCGCCAGAAGTGGTTCAGTCATTTGCGTGCCCCCTCCGACAAGGCTTTCAACTCCGCGCCATGCGAAAGACGTCGCGCACAGCTGCCGCTAGAGCTTGTAGGAGCAGCAGTGCTGATCCGATGGGCAAGGCAGCCTGGGGGATATAAAGAGGCGTCTCGAGTAGAGACGTCGAAAGCCAGCCGAACCGGTAGGCCTGCGCAACCATGTCGTACCCCTGAACCACCATCACCGCAGCGAACAGCGAGATGAACAGATGGGCAAACAGGTCCAGGCCGGCGGCAACGCGTGGACTGACCATGGCGTTCAGGAGATCGAGACGGACGTGCCCGTTCTCGAACACGAGATAGCCAGCCCCGAGAAAGGTCATGACCACCAGCAGATAACCACTGACTTCGACGACCCAGTCCGTGGGCGCGCGCAGGAAATACCTGCAGAAGACCTCGTAGAACACGATCACGGTTAGTGTGACGAGGCAGAACATGGCGATCCAGAACCCGACCCGGTTCAGCCATGTGACAAGGCGTTCGACGCTCTCCATGGGACCGAACCCTTATCGATGGTTCATCTGTATCGGTGCGGGCGTCATCTGCCTGCCTCTGTGGCCCCGCAGTTTCTGAGAATGATCCATGGCTCCCTCCCCGGAGTGGTCACGTTATCTGGCTGTTTCTGGTCCGTCGCTCGCCTGATCGTTGTCCTTGCCGACATCGCGCCACACGAAGCCGCAATGTCATAGAATACCATATCCGAAATATTGTATACCAAATATGATGCCATATGCCAGATGTTTCCGTTGCGTCATTCGAGTGCCGGGTTCAAGTGCGGTTCTCCGGGGATTTCAGGACAAACGAAACCCATCACGATCAGGCGCATGGCGGGTTGCGAAAACAGATCGGGTTTGGCATGCGGTTCATCTGCGGCTCGTGTGCAACGGCTGCCGTCGAAGTCGGAAGGAAAAGAGCTAATGGACCAGCACGGCGGACGCCGGACGCCTGCCAGGAGCAAGAGCGCGCACGTTCGAAAGGCTGTCGGCAACGCCGAAGACAGGCGGAGCGCGCTGATAAGGGCGATTGAGCGAGA contains:
- a CDS encoding TRAP transporter small permease subunit, which encodes MESVERLVTWLNRVGFWIAMFCLVTLTVIVFYEVFCRYFLRAPTDWVVEVSGYLLVVMTFLGAGYLVFENGHVRLDLLNAMVSPRVAAGLDLFAHLFISLFAAVMVVQGYDMVAQAYRFGWLSTSLLETPLYIPQAALPIGSALLLLQALAAAVRDVFRMARS